A genome region from Gigantopelta aegis isolate Gae_Host chromosome 3, Gae_host_genome, whole genome shotgun sequence includes the following:
- the LOC121367963 gene encoding F-box/LRR-repeat protein 14-like, producing MEDTVCRSLVHISSLFPEILAMIFSHLDVRDKGRVAQVCVAWRDAAYHRMVWRNVEAKLHLRRANPSLFPSLVKRGIRRVQVLSVRRSLRDVMAGIPGLESLNLSGCYNITDVGLSQAFSQELSSMVLLNLSLCKQVTDSSLGRITQYLKNLEVLELGGCSNITNTGLLLIAVSLKRLKRLNLRSCRHISDQGIGYLAGMCQQAATCGNPELEHLGLQDCQKLTDQALKHVSVGLPRLQTINLSFCGSITDTGIKFLSKMHSLRELNLRSCDNISDNGLGFLAEGGSRLSSLDVSFCDKVGDQGLAYLSQGLFSLRSLSLGSCSVSDDGIDKIVNSLHDLTTLNIGQCSRITDKSLSSIGGKLKQLKSIDLYGCTRITTVGLEKIMQLPGLTTLNLGLWHKR from the coding sequence ATGGAGGACACGGTTTGTCGGTCCTTAGTACATATTTCTTCGCTATTTCCCGAGATTCTGGCGATGATATTTTCTCATCTGGATGTGCGGGACAAAGGTAGAGTGGCCCAGGTTTGTGTTGCGTGGAGGGACGCCGCCTACCACCGGATGGTTTGGCGAAATGTCGAGGCAAAACTCCATCTTCGACGGGCGAACCCGTCTTTGTTCCCAAGTCTCGTGAAGCGTGGAATACGTCGGGTCCAAGTTCTGAGTGTTCGGCGAAGCCTGCGCGACGTCATGGCCGGAATCCCCGGCCTGGAGAGCCTGAACCTGAGTGGCTGTTACAACATCACCGACGTCGGCCTGAGTCAGGCGTTCTCGCAGGAGCTGTCGTCGATGGTGTTGCTGAACCTCAGTCTGTGCAAACAGGTCACGGACTCGAGTCTGGGACGTATCACTCAGTACTTAAAAAACTTGGAAGTTCTCGAGTTGGGTGGGTGTTCGAACATAACCAACACAGGACTGTTGCTCATAGCCGTCAGCTTAAAGAGACTGAAACGCCTGAACCTACGGAGCTGTCGGCACATATCCGACCAAGGCATAGGCTACTTAGCGGGGATGTGCCAGCAGGCGGCTACCTGTGGTAACCCAGAACTGGAACATCTCGGGTTGCAGGACTGTCAGAAACTGACGGATCAGGCACTAAAACACGTCAGTGTGGGACTTCCCCGACTCCAGACGATCAATCTCTCGTTCTGTGGCAGTATCACAGACACTGGGATTAAATTCCTCTCCAAGATGCACAGTCTGAGGGAGCTGAACCTCCGGAGCTGTGACAACATCAGCGACAACGGCTTGGGGTTTCTCGCCGAGGGCGGGTCAAGGTTGAGTTCTCTGGACGTGAGTTTCTGTGACAAGGTTGGAGATCAGGGTCTAGCTTATCTTTCTCAAGGATTGTTTAGTCTGAGGAGTCTCAGTCTCGGTTCGTGCAGTGTCAGCGACGACGGCATCGATAAAATTGTGAACTCGTTACATGATCTGACGACATTGAACATCGGCCAGTGTAGTCGTATTACAGACAAGAGTCTTAGTTCGATAGGAGGTAAACTTAAGCAGTTAAAGTCGATAGATTTGTATGGTTGTACTCGCATAACGACAGTGGGGTTAGAAAAAATTATGCAGCTTCCTGGACTGACAACTCTTAACTTGGGACTGTGGCACAAGAGGTAA